In Rutidosis leptorrhynchoides isolate AG116_Rl617_1_P2 chromosome 2, CSIRO_AGI_Rlap_v1, whole genome shotgun sequence, one genomic interval encodes:
- the LOC139888432 gene encoding protein LEAD-SENSITIVE 1-like has product MDLISQKIETSALQEGDHIYTWRRVKTYSHHGIFVEKDIIIHFLSTTNVAGGISSVSSFSKNALCSMSHYGVEKVAGSGIRMCCIDCFIKKGKLYRFKYEASREFLLAKLRGGTCTTATPDTPGDVIARAIYLFENGYDKYHLLKNNCEDFALYCKTGLWSTDADNKGKSSQAVMVRKADDEHGHKSKKLVKRLKNVFPKYCLKRMNNDLGNRQDVVKIDLTELLLNISYIYPETD; this is encoded by the exons ATGGACTTGATTTCTCAAAAAATAGAAACATCAGCACTCCAAGAAGGAGATCATATTTATACCTGGAGGAGGGTGAAAACATACAGCCACCATG GCATCTTCGTCGAGAAagacataatcattcattttttaaGCACTACTAATGTGGCGGGCGGAATCTCTAGCGTTTCGTCATTTAGTAAAAACGCATTGTGTTCAATGTCACACTACGGGGTTGAGAAGGTAGCCGGAAGTGGAATTCGAATGTGTTGCATCGATTGCTTCATCAAAAAGGGAAAATTATATCGATTCAAATACGAAGCATCTCGCGAGTTCCTTCTTGCCAAACTAAGAGGAGGAACATGCACAACTGCAACACCAGATACTCCAGGAGATGTTATAGCTAGAGCTATTTATCTATTTGAAAATGGGTATGATAAATATCATCTTTTGAAAAATAATTGTGAAGATTTCGCACTTTACTGTAAGACTGGTTTATGGAGCACTGATGCGGATAACAAAGGGAAGAGCAGCCAAGCGGTTATGGTTCGTAAAGCAGACGATGAACATGGGCATAAAAGTAAAAAGCTTGTGAAGAGGTTAAAGAATGTTTTTCCAAAATATTGTTTGAAGAGGATGAATAATGACTTGGGGAATCGTCAGGATGTTGTTAAGATTGACTTAACGGAGTTGCTCTTGAACATAAGTTATATCTATCCGGAAACTGATTAA